A part of Halobaculum sp. MBLA0143 genomic DNA contains:
- a CDS encoding ABC transporter ATP-binding protein, giving the protein MNETTPRPAVDADEPAVRVRDVSKTYGGEDGVTAVDGVSLTVERGSVVGLLGPNGAGKTTLMKSILGVVVPDEGTVELFGQDGASLGRDRYRYVSAMLEGARNIYWRMSLRENVRYFTGLQGIAPGSVREANTELISRLGMSEKLDEPVKEFSRGQKQRASLACVLAQRTPITFLDEPTLGLDVQAGRALQRELRDLASDEDRTVLLSSHDMDVVEELCDRVIVLDDGSVIAADTVAALTDVFDSQTYELALSGLPERDDRRALADRFESVSWDGEDARATVTVASGERLYDLMDALREADVVVESMNTAERDLEAAFVQVTSDTDQKEVTEAV; this is encoded by the coding sequence ATGAACGAGACGACACCACGACCGGCCGTCGACGCCGACGAGCCGGCGGTCCGGGTGCGAGACGTATCGAAGACGTACGGCGGCGAGGACGGCGTCACGGCGGTCGACGGCGTCTCGCTGACCGTCGAACGAGGGAGCGTCGTCGGGCTCCTCGGCCCGAACGGCGCCGGCAAGACGACGCTGATGAAGTCGATCCTCGGCGTCGTCGTCCCGGACGAGGGGACGGTGGAGCTGTTCGGCCAGGACGGCGCGTCGCTCGGACGGGACCGCTACCGCTACGTCAGCGCGATGCTGGAGGGCGCGCGCAATATCTACTGGCGGATGAGTCTGCGGGAGAACGTCCGCTACTTCACCGGACTCCAGGGGATCGCTCCCGGCTCCGTCCGCGAGGCGAACACGGAGCTGATCTCCCGGCTGGGGATGTCCGAGAAGTTAGACGAGCCGGTCAAGGAGTTCTCTCGCGGCCAGAAACAACGCGCCTCGCTGGCGTGTGTGCTCGCACAGCGCACGCCGATCACGTTCCTAGACGAGCCGACACTCGGGCTGGACGTACAGGCCGGGCGAGCGCTCCAACGGGAACTGCGAGACCTCGCGTCCGACGAGGACCGGACGGTGTTGCTGTCCAGCCACGACATGGACGTGGTCGAAGAGCTGTGTGACCGGGTGATCGTGTTGGACGACGGCTCCGTGATCGCGGCCGACACCGTCGCGGCGCTGACGGACGTGTTCGACAGCCAGACGTACGAACTCGCGTTGTCGGGACTGCCCGAGCGGGACGACCGGCGCGCGCTGGCAGATCGGTTCGAGTCCGTCTCCTGGGACGGCGAGGACGCCAGAGCCACCGTCACCGTCGCCTCCGGCGAGCGGCTGTACGATCTGATGGACGCGCTGCGCGAGGCGGACGTGGTCGTCGAGTCGATGAACACCGCGGAACGCGACTTGGAGGCGGCGTTCGTCCAAGTGACGAGCGACACCGACCAGAAGGAGGTGACGGAGGCAGTATGA